The genomic interval CGGATCAGGCCGAGCAGGATGTGCTCGGTGCCCACGTACTCGTGGTGCAGACGCGCCGCCTCCTCGCGGGCCATCTGCAGCACCTTGCGCACACGATCGGTGAAGTTGTAGCCGTTCATGGCTTCGCGACCTCGTCTCCTCCCGAGTCACCCCTCACGCCGCCCGCGCCGCTTCTTCTTCGAGCACTGCGCGCACATACGACGCCCTCGCAGCGCGCTGCTCCGCGTCCTGTGGAGCGCGCACATCGAGGGCGGCGAGGTGAGCGGGTTGCGTGTAAATCAGCAACTTGTTCAACGTATATACACTGAGCCTCGGGATCAGTTTCAGTCCGACGCCCAGCCGCACCCCCGACAGCAGGTTCATCGTCTCTTCGAACGACAGGCTCCGCGCGTACCGGAGCAGCGCGTACGCCCGCCACACCTTGTCCTCGATGATCGTCGGCGCGTCCCGCAGCAGCACCTGGCGCGCCTGCTCCTCGTACGTCACCACCTGGCGGACGATCTTGCCCAGGTGATCGAGCAACTCGTCTTCCGCCTTCCCCAGCGTCGTCTGGTTCGACAGCTGGAAGAAGTTGCCGACCACCTCGCTGCCCTCGCCGTAGAGGCCGCGAAACGTGAGGCCGACCTGGGTCAGCCCCTGCAGCACCTTCGCGATCTCCTTGGTCAGCACCAGGCCCGGCAGGTGGATCAGCACCGAGGCCCGGAGCCCCGTGCCCGCATTGGTCGGGCACGCCGTAAGATAGCCAAACTCCTGGTGGAAGGCGACCGGAAGCGCGGCTCCCAGATCCCGGTCCAGCCGCTCCAG from Gemmatimonadales bacterium carries:
- a CDS encoding protein arginine kinase encodes the protein MIDLKLIPDGGLGWLDASGPMSNIVLSTRVRLARNLDGIPFNVRNSEAERRRVLDEVDRVWQRLPAARGGVRFLVDELEPGDRVLLHERHLISKELASATAERSGASHAAVYLAGALGLMVNEEDHLRLQVFHSGFALSQAYADLERLDRDLGAALPVAFHQEFGYLTACPTNAGTGLRASVLIHLPGLVLTKEIAKVLQGLTQVGLTFRGLYGEGSEVVGNFFQLSNQTTLGKAEDELLDHLGKIVRQVVTYEEQARQVLLRDAPTIIEDKVWRAYALLRYARSLSFEETMNLLSGVRLGVGLKLIPRLSVYTLNKLLIYTQPAHLAALDVRAPQDAEQRAARASYVRAVLEEEAARAA